From a region of the Solibacillus isronensis genome:
- a CDS encoding trimeric intracellular cation channel family protein — VVLSGMITGCVGGVVRDVLCNQVPLLFSSELYASVSVMVGAIYVGGHELGIGHDVVTLAAVACGLTLRLLAVRYGWGMPKFVYNKDWF, encoded by the coding sequence GTCGTGCTCAGCGGCATGATCACCGGCTGCGTCGGCGGGGTGGTGCGCGATGTTCTGTGCAACCAGGTGCCGCTGCTCTTCTCCAGCGAACTTTACGCGAGCGTCTCCGTCATGGTCGGCGCGATCTATGTCGGCGGGCACGAGTTGGGCATCGGGCACGACGTCGTCACGCTGGCTGCCGTCGCCTGCGGGCTCACGCTGCGTCTCCTGGCCGTGCGGTACGGCTGGGGCATGCCGAAATTCGTCTACAACAAGGACTGGTTCTAG